The following coding sequences lie in one Candidatus Nitrospira allomarina genomic window:
- the rpoZ gene encoding DNA-directed RNA polymerase subunit omega — MEALSLLPQHHQKEFDSRYRIVLIAAQRAKQLVRGGEPYGASKFSKDTSRALEEVLNGQVPYLIGQEAKEAIKNAKRANERPIDPALYAQPDENAQEIKKELSVYIDDTAQHLGTVVEPEEA; from the coding sequence ATGGAAGCATTATCGTTACTACCCCAACATCACCAAAAAGAATTTGATTCGCGGTATCGGATTGTGCTGATTGCCGCCCAGCGGGCCAAACAATTGGTTCGGGGTGGAGAGCCGTATGGAGCCAGTAAATTTTCGAAAGACACCTCAAGAGCCCTGGAAGAAGTGCTCAACGGGCAGGTTCCGTATTTAATTGGCCAGGAAGCTAAAGAGGCCATTAAAAATGCCAAACGCGCGAATGAACGTCCCATTGATCCGGCTCTTTACGCACAACCGGATGAAAACGCGCAAGAGATCAAAAAAGAATTGAGTGTGTATATTGATGACACGGCTCAACATCTTGGCACGGTGGTCGAACCTGAAGAAGCATAG